In the genome of Neofelis nebulosa isolate mNeoNeb1 chromosome 6, mNeoNeb1.pri, whole genome shotgun sequence, one region contains:
- the TEAD3 gene encoding transcriptional enhancer factor TEF-5, protein AREGREQPQVAKPWGGQPERRLGAAPRGPAPPLPVGARPPERPAPSFPAAPTPRPGSSTQTFRPARSLLRARRLPLRPGSFRTFRPAPSPRPPFPGPPLSFFGPGGAARPERPPELGPGSGCPVGSGPEPRATSTIASNSWNASSSPGEAREDGPEGLDKGLDNDAEGVWSPDIEQSFQEALAIYPPCGRRKIILSDEGKMYGRNELIARYIKLRTGKTRTRKQVSSHIQVLARKKVREYQVGIKVSSHLQVLARRKSREIQSKLKDQVSKDKALQSMASMSSAQIVSASVLQNKFSPPSPLPQAVFSTSSRFWSSPPLLGQQPGPSQDIKPFAQPAYPIQPPLPPTLSSYEPLTPLPPAAASVPVWQDRTIASSRLRLLEYSAFMEVQRDPDTYSKHLFVHIGQTNPAFSDPPLEAVDVRQIYDKFPEKKGGLKELYEKGPPNAFFLVKFWADLNSTIQEGPGAFYGVSSQYSSADSMTISVSTKVCSFGKQVVEKVETEYARLENGRFVYRIHRSPMCEYMINFIHKLKHLPEKYMMNSVLENFTILQVVTSRDSQETLLVIAFVFEVSTSEHGAQHHVYKLVKD, encoded by the exons GCGCGGGAAGGCCGGGAACAGCCACAGGTCGCGAAGCCATGGGGTGGGCAGCCCGAGCGCCGACTGGGGGCGGCCCCGcgcggcccggccccgcccctcccggtCGGTGCCCGCCCCCCTGagcgccccgccccctccttccccgcagcccccaccccccgccccggctcctCAACACAAACTTTCCGTCCCGCTCGCTCCCTCCTCCGCGCCCGGCGCCTCCCGCTCCGGCCCGGCTCATTCCGCACATTCcggccagccccctccccaagaCCCCCCTTTCCCGGCCCCCCTCTCAGCTTTTTCGGGCCCGGCGGAGCGGCCCGGCCGGAGCGCCCCCCCGAGCTCGGACCAG GCTCCGGCTGCCCAGTGGGCTcaggcccagagcccagagcaacCAGCACAATAGCGTCCAACAGCTGGAATGCCAGCAGCAGCCCCGGGGAGGCCCGGGAGGATGGGCCCGAGGGCCTGGACAAGGGGCTGGACAACGACGCCGAGGGTGTGTGGAGCCCCGACATCGAGCAGAGCTTCCAGGAGGCCCTGGCCATCTACCCGCCCTGCGGCCGCCGCAAGATCATCCTGTCAGACGAGGGCAAGATGTACG GTCGAAATGAGTTGATTGCGCGCTACATCAAACTGAGGACGGGCAAGACGCGGACGAGAAAACAG GTGTCCAGCCACATACAGGTTCTAGCTCGGAAGAAGGTGCGGGAGTACCAGGTTGGCATCAAG GTCTCTAGCCACTTGCAGGTTCTAGCCAGGCGGAAATCTCGAGAGATTCAGTCCAAGCTGAAG gacCAGGTCTCCAAGGACAAAGCCCTCCAGAGCATGGCATCCATGTCATCCGCCCAGATTGTCTCCGCCAGCGTCCTACAGAACAAGTTcagcccaccctcccctctgccccaggccgtcttctccacttcctcacgG TTCTGGAGCAGCCCCCCTCTCCTGGGACAGCAGCCTGGACCCTCTCAGGA CATCAAGCCCTTTGCACAACCAGCCTACCCCATCCAGCCGCCCCTGCCGCCAACGCTCAGCA GTTACGAGCCCCTGACCCCGCTCCCCCCAGCTGCTGCCTCTGTGCCCGTATGGCAGGACCGTACCATCGCTTCCTCCCGGCTGCGGCTCCTCGAGTATTCTGCCTTCATGGAGGTGCAGCGAGACCCCGACACG TACAGCAAACACCTATTTGTGCACATCGGCCAGACGAACCCTGCCTTTTCGGACCCGCCTCTGGAGGCCGTCGACGTGCGTCAGATCTATGACAAGTTCCCAGAGAAAAAAGGGGGACTGAAGGAACTCTATGAGAAGGGGCCCCCTAATGCCTTCTTCCTTGTCAAGTTCTGG GCCGACCTCAACAGCACCATCCAGGAGGGCCCGGGAGCCTTCTACGGGGTCAGCTCCCAGTATAGCTCGGCCGATAGCATGACCATCAGCGTCTCCACCAAGGTGTGCTCCTTTGGCAAGCAAGTGGTGGAGAAGGTGGAG ACAGAGTATGCCAGGCTGGAGAACGGGCGCTTCGTGTACCGCATCCACCGCTCCCCCATGTGCGAGTACATGATCAATTTCATCCACAAGCTGAAGCACCTGCCGGAGAAGTACATGATGAACAGCGTCCTGGAGAACTTCACCATCCtgcag GTGGTCACGAGCCGGGACTCCCAGGAGACCCTGCTTGTCATTGCTTTCGTCTTCGAAGTCTCCACCAGCGAGCACGGGGCCCAGCACCATGTCTACAAACTCGTCAAAGATTAG